In Sphingomonas sp. KC8, the sequence TGGCCGGTCTGTCCCCAGGTTCCCTGGGCGGCGGCTTCGACGGCAACATCAAGATCGGCATCGTCGAGCACGATGAACGGGTTCTTGCCGCCCAGTTCGAGCTGGACCTTGGTCATGGTCGGTGCCGCCATCTGCAATATCCGGCGGCCCGTGGGCGTCGCCCCGGTGAATGTTACCGCGTCCGCACCGTCGATCAGGGTTTGGCCGATCGAACGGCCATCGCCCAGCAGAAGGTTGAAAACGCCGTTGGGCACACCGGCCTGTTCCAACATTTCCGCCAGCAATACCGCGCAGCCCGGTGCATATTCGGAAGGTTTCAGGACGACGGTGTTGCCGTAGGCGAGGGCCGCTGCAACCTTCCAGGCCGGGATGGCGATGGGGAAGTTCCAGGGCGTGATCGCTGCCACCACGCCAACCGGTTCGTAGCTGACGATGACGTTGTGGCCGTCGCGCAGCGAATTGTACCACTGGCCGGGATGGCGAACCGTTTCGCCCGCAAAATAGTGGAAGACCTGGGCTGCGCGTACGGCTTCGCCAATACCCTCCTTCAGCGTCTTGCCTTCCTCGCGGGCAAGCAGGGTGCCTACGTCCTGTGCCCGCGCGTAGAGCGCGTCGCCGACCTTGCGCAGCATATCGCCCCGCAGCTGAATGTTGGCGGCGGCCCAGGCCGGCAGTGCGCGGCGGGCGGCGTGGATCGCGTCTTCGGCATCGGCCACGCTGGCCTGATCATATTCCCCGACGATTTCATCGAGATCGGATGGATTGGTGGTCGCCAGCCGGGCGCCGCCGTTGCGCCATTGACCATCGATGTAGTTACGGCCGTGCATCAGAGAGTCTCCGCGATGACGCCCGCGGCGCACAGCCGGGCGATTTCGGTGTCGGAAAGGCCGAGCCGTGCACGGAGAACCGCAGCGGTATCTTCGCCAGAGCGGGGCGGGGCGTGGCGATAGTCTGCCGGTGTTTCAGACAGTTTGGCCGGAAAGCCGAGGACATGAACCTCGGTGCCATCGGACCGCTTCATGCGGCGGATCAGCCCGCGTGCGGCGATCTGCGGGTCGGCCAGAATTTCGGGTATCTGGTTGACCTTGCCGCCGGGTAGCTTGGTGGCTTCCATGGCCGCGATCAGATCGGCCGATTGCCATCGGGCGATGGCCGGACGCATCGCATCCTGCAATGCACTGCGGTTCTGGTTGCGCCCGGCATTGTCGATGAAGCGGGGATCGGACGCCAGATCCGCCAGCCCTATCAGGGTGCAGAAGGCGCGAAACTGGCGGTCGTTGCCGAGTGCCACGAGTATATCGCCATCGGCGCAGGCGAAATCCTGATAGGGGACAGTGTTGGGATGTTCGTTGCCGAGCCGGCGTGGCACCAGCCCGCCGTTCATATAGTTGGACGCCTGATTGGCGAGAAGCGACACCTGCGTGTCGAGCAATGCGCAATCGATATGCTGGCCGCGCCCGGTGCGGTGGCGATGTTCGAGGGCCGCCAATATCGACGTCGTGGCGTAAAGGCCGGTCACCAGATCGCTGATCGGAATGCCGACCTTCATCGGCCCGCCGCCGGGTTCGTCATCGGGGCTGCCCGTCACGCTCATCAGCCCGCTCATGCCCTGGATCAGGAAATCATAGCCGCCGCGATCGCGATAAGGGCCGTCCTGCCCGAACCCCGTGATGGAGCAATAGATCAGTCGCGGATTGAGAAGCGTGAGCGAGGCGAAATCGAGGCCGTATTTCGCAAGGCCGCCGACCCGAAAATTTTCGACCAATATGTCCGCCTCGACCGCGAGTTTGCGGATGATCGCGGCGCCCTCGGGATGCGCGAGATCGATGGCGATCGAGCGCTTGTTGCGGTTCGCGCAGAGATAATAAGCCGAATCCCGCGACCCATCCTCCAGAAATGGCGGCCCCCAGCGGCGGGTGTCGTCACCCTGGCCGGGCTGTTCCACCTTGGTGACGTCGGCGCCAAGATCGCCCAATATCTGGGTTGACCACGGGCCTGCCAGCACGCGGGACAGATCAAGGACCTTAAGTCCCTTCAGGGGGCCGGATGCTTCCATTGTCATAGTGCGACGGGCGTGGTTCCCACGCGCAGCAAGATCCGTGATGACAAACGTGAAGCGGGCAAACTCACTCTCCTGGCGGCAAGCGGGGTCGATCCGCCGGACCCGATGTCCGGCGGATGGGAATGTCAGGCGGGCCTCAGGCGGCGAGTTGTTCCTGGTGCGGTCCGGGCGCTTCGGCCGGATAGATGCGCGGTGTGCCAAGATCATAGACCGCGGTCAGCAGCTTGATGAATTCCCGATCGCGAAGCGGATCAGTCGGAACCTCGAAACTGTGGCCACGCTGGCGCATGTCCTTGATGAACATGTCGAACACCTGCTCGTGGGTCAGGTCGTCGCTATGTTCCATCACCATCTTGAGTTCGGCATAGTCCGAATAGATTTCCGCGCCCCAATGGACGAGGAAGCGCATCTCCTGCGCCGGGATTTTCTGGACGACGGAACTGCCGGTGGTGATCTGCCAGCCATCGCTGGCATCCGGATCGGCCCCGAACAGCGATTCAAAGGCCAGGCCCTTGGGCAGGCGCTGATCGAGCGGGCCGTTCGCTTCGCCCCGGTGGTACATCATCTCATTCTGCACGACGACCGCCCGGTTCCACATCGGCGCGGCAATGCGCTTGGGTTCGGCAAGTGGCCCTTGTGGCCAGTAGGTGAAGCCGCCGCCGATCGTGCCCTTGTAGAACCAGGCGATGACCTGCGCCTTCTTCATGATCCAGTGCTGGAACAGACCGGATTTGGTCATGGTGTTCATCAACCAGATTGGTGTGTTTTTCTGATCGATGCCGCGGAACTGGGTCGCATCAAGGTGCGCCGGATCATAGCTGTGCGATGCGCCCTGGATGTTGAACAGCATGTTTTCGGGCCTCGCATAATCGGCCTTCCAGTACGACCGTGCCTGCGCGAGAAAATCGGGATTGAGGAAGCAATCTTCCAGTTCGGGATAGAGGCAGGTGCCATATTTGGCGAAATAGCCGCGAAAATTGGGGGTCAGGAACATATCGAAAGTGGGGGTGACGCCTTCGGGCATCGCGCCTGACATCGTGGCGATGACCTCTTCGGCGGAAGCGAAATGCTGGGCGAGGATCAACTGCCATGGCCCTTCGCGGCGGACCACATCGATCATGCGGCGATGCTGGTCATCACTATAGGCCCCATCCAGAATCCGCGGTTCCGCAACGGGCCGAATGACGGAGGCGAGATCTGTGGGCATGTTCGGTTTTCCTCCCAGGGAATTTATGAGTGAGTATACACTTACCATATTGGGCGGCCGCAGCAAGGGCGTACGCGCAGCGCCGCAGCCTTCATCTGGATTTTAGCTGTCGTTCCAGGGATGGAATGGCGGCATGGCCGATGTGGTTGCGCGGAACGCGGGTTGGCGCTTTTCGAGGAAGGCGCTGACGCCTTCGCGTCCGTCGCCGATGCTGGTGTAGAACATCGCCAGCGACTCCACCCGATGCGCGTCGAGCGGGTGGGGCTGGGCGGCATTGTGGTACAGCATCTGGCGGATCAGCGCGACGCTCACCGGCGATCGATCCGTGATAAGTGAGCGGGCGAAAGCACAAGCGGCGGCAAGAAGTTCATCACGGGGGTGGGTCGATCGCACCAGCCCTGCGTCCAGCGCTTCGCGGGCATCGAAGATCCGGGCGCTGTAGAACCATTCCAGTGCCTTTTCGAGGCCGACGATCCGGGGGAGGAACCAGGTCGAACAGGCTTCGGGCGTGATCCCCAGCCGGCCGAAGACGAAGCCGAACCGCGCATCATCCGATGCCAGTCGGAAATCCATCGGCAAGGTCATGGTGGCGCCGATGCCCACGGCCGCGCCATTGATCGCGCCGACGATCGGCTTGAGGCATTCGAACATCGCGAGTGCCACACGGCCGCCCGTATCACGAACGCCGCGATCAATCTCCGGAGATTCCAGACGGTTCCGCATGTCATCCATCGACGGCGACAGGCTTTCATCCAGTCCGAACACATTGCCCCCGACCGAAAGATCCATGCCGGCGCAGAATGCGCGGCCTTCGCCGGTTACGACGATCGCTTTCACGGCATCGTCCCGGCTGGCGCGGGAATAGATATCGACCAGTTCGTCGGCCATTTCGACGGTAAAGGCGTTGAGATGTTCGGGTCGGTTCAATCGCAGGAGCAGCAACCCATCGTCGATCTCACAGGTGATCGTGTTGTAGCCCATGTGCGGGTCCATTCTGTCAGGTGGCCATGCGGGTGGCTGCGGCAAGGTGCGCGCGGCAATCGGTGACGAGGCGTTCGATCAGCTCTGCACAGCTCGGAATGTCGTCCATCAGGCCGATCGCCATGCCGGCCCATAGCAGTCCGCCATCGACATCGCCCGCTGCCATCGCGGCCCGCCCGCGTGCGCCGGCCACAAGGGGCTGAACATCGGCGAAGGTAGCGTCGGGCGCGCGTTCGCGTATCGCCACCTCTTCCGAAATCGCGTTGCGAAAGACGCGTGCGGTGTTGCGGAACGGCTTGAAGATCACCTTGGTGTCGCGTTCGCTGCCGGCGACGATCGCCTGCTTGATCCGATCATGGGCAGGGGATTCGCGGGTCAGCATGAAGCGTGTGCCCATGTTGATGCCGTGCGCGCCAAGGGTGAGTGCGGCGGCCAACCCACGGCCGTCGGCAAACCCGCCCGAAGCCAGGATCGGGATTTTGAGCGCGCGTGCGGCGGCCGGCACCAGCACCAGCCCTGGCACATCATCTTCGCCGGGATGACCCGCCGCTTCGAAGCCGTCGATGCTGATCGCGTCGACCCCATTGCGTTCGGCGGACAGGGCATGCCGCACGGATGTGCATTTATGGACGATCTTCACGCCGGCGTCCTTGAACCGGGCGATAAATTCCTTGGGGCTGTTTCCCGCAGTCTCCACGATTTTCACGCCGGATTCGATGATCGCCGTCACATAATCGGCATAAGGGGGCGGGTTCGTGCTTGGCAGCATCGTCAGGTTCACGCCGAACGGCTGGTCCGTCATCGTTCGGCAGCGGGCGATTTCATCGGCGAGAGCCTGTGGCGTCGGCTGCGTCAGGCCTGTCAATATGCCCAGCCCCCCTGCATTCGAGACGGCGGACGCCAGTTCGGCCCGGCCAACCCACTGCATGCCGCCCTGAACGATCGGATAACGGATGCCGAGCAGTTCGGTGATCGGAGTTTTCATGCGTCGCTTTCCGTTGTGGCAATGCGCGTCCGGACAAAATCGAGGCTCGACATGCCCGCCGCCGCGAGACGGGCGTAGCCGAGACGTTCGGCCCAATAGCGTTCGCCGCCATCGGCCAGCCGCCATTCGCGCAGACGGCGGGTATGAAGCTGGACGTCCAGTTCCTCGCTGATGCCGATTGCGCCATGGACGGCATGGGCGATGTCCGCGACCGTGGCGGCAGCCGCACTGGCCATCCGTTTGGCCGTGGCAGCCGCCATGACATCACCGCGCAAGCCGCCCGCGCAGCCGATTTCGGCGGCCATGCGCGTGGCGACGACATGTTCGGCCATCACCGCCAGCTGCTGCTGGATGGCCTGTTGCCGGCCGATTGGCTTGCCGAACTGCACCCGTTCATTCGCGTGGGCGATGGTCATCGCCAGCAGCCGATCCGCCGCACCCGCGATCGCGGTGGCCCGCAGGACCGCGCCCAGGGCCAGCAGGTCCGTATCGCCTGCGGCGAACACGCGGCCAGCCGGCGTGGCGGGCCAGGAGATGACGGCTGCCAGGCTGTGATGGACGCCGGTGTCCTGCATCGGGACGTCGGCCAGTTTCGTCAGGACGAGTTCCTGCCCATATTGCACCAGCGCATGACCGGCTGTCCGCGCCATCGGAATGGCCGCGCGGCTGACGAATGTCGCCAGCACGATCGGGCCTTGCGGATGTTCGATCCCGGCATCGCCAAGAAGCGCGCGGGCGACCATGGTTTCCGCGACAGGCAGGGGAACGGCAAAGTGGCCGAGCGCCATCAGCAGCGGCGCTACGGCACCCAGCGACAAACCCACGCCACCGGCGCTTTCGGGCGCCAGCGCATCAAGGAAACCCGATGTTTCCAGTGCATCCCACAAGACGGCGGGCGAGCCGCCGCCTTCGATCGCGCGAACCACGGCCGGCGTGCAGGCATCGGCGAGCAGGCGGTTGAACGGGTCGAGCAGTTCGTTCTGGTCCATCACCGAAGCCCCAGTCCGCGTGCAATGATACCGCGCAGAATTTCGCGGGTTCCGCCCCTCAGGGAAAAGCTTGGGGCGATCTGGCTGAGATAGAGCAGCGCGCGATATAATTCCGGCACCACCGCTTCTTCCGGATGTGCGGCAAGATCGTCACCGATCCATGTGGGCACCGATTGTTCGAAGGTGGTGCCCAGATCTTTGACAAGCGAGGCTTCGACGACGGGGCTTTCGCCGCGCGCGAGCAGGGCCGTGACCGCGATCGACATGGCCCGCAAGGTCGCCAGTTCGGCGGTCATCCGGCCGGCCAGCGCGGCGGTGTCCCCATCAAGCCGGCCGGCGGCGGCCACATGGGCGATCCACGCATCGACCAGGATGATGCTGGAATAAATCCGTTCAGGGCCGCTGCGTTCAAAGGCGAGTTCGGCATTCACCTGATGCCAGCCCTGGCCCTCGGTGCCGATCAGGGCATCTGCCGGCAGCGCGACATTGTCGAAGAATACCTCGGCAAAATGCGCATCGCCGGCAAGATCGACGATCGGCCTGATCGTAATGCCTGGGGCTTTCAGGTCGATGATCAGTTGCGACAGCCCGGCGTGGCGATCCGCCGCCGTGCCTGACGTGCGCACAAGGGCGATCATATAATCGCTGTGCGTGGCATTGGTCGTCCAGATCTTCTGGCCGTTGACCAGCCAGCCGGTGTCGGTGGCATCCGCGCGGGTGCGGACACTGGCGAGATCGGATCCCGAGCCTGGCTCGCTCATGCCGATGCAGAAAAAGGCTTTGCCCCGGCAGATGCGCGGCAGATAAAAGTCGCGCTGCGCGTCGGTGCCGTAATTCAGGATCAGCGGCGCGCTCTGGCGATCGGCGATCCAGTGGGCCGCGACGGGCGCGCCGGCGGCCAGCAACTCTTCTACCACCACGAACCGCGCAAACGGGCCTCGCCCGCCGCCGCCATAGCGTTCGGGCAGGGTGAGGCCGAGATAGCCCGCTTGCCCCAGAGCGCGGCTGAAGGCGGCATCAAAGCCCTGCCAGGATCGGGCGCGGGCATCGAGCGGGATGTGCGCGATCGCATCCGCGATCATCCGCCGAACCGGCTTTCGGAGCGCTTCGTCAGAAGGCGGGAGGGGAGAGAGCGAGAGGTTTTGAAACAAGGTCGTTCACTTGCATCTGTGGCAGCCGGCTGGCTGCGATCCAGGCAAGGTTTTGCATCATCGCATTGATCAGTCCAATATTGATATGTCTTATGGTGATATACAATCAATATCGGAGGTTTCGGCGGCCAGCGCGGCGAAGTTCCGCACAAGCGGATTGGAAACCTCGTTGCTCATCGCGATGCCGGATTCGATCCGTGGCGGTTCAGCAAGGCGCACCAGTCTTACGCCATCCGGCACATTCCGGGTTGTCTTGGCCGGTACGAGCGCGACCCCAAGGCCGCTTTGCACGAGGCTTAGGATCGTGTGCACCTGCGTGGCTTCCTGCGCGACCCGCGGCGCGAACCCGGCATCATGGCAGGCCATCAGTACCGTCAGATGGAGGACGCTGATGCGGGTATGGAGAATGAAGGGTTCGGCCGCCAACGCCTTGAGTTGCAGGCGCGAGGTGGATGCAAATGGGCTGGACGACGGAATCGCGGCCACCAGTTCATCCCGTTCGACAGCCCGGATCGCGAGGCCCGAACTGTCAACCAGGGGCAGGCGGACAAGGCCGATATCCAGTTCGCGCGCACGGATCCGGCGGACGATATCGATGCTGGTCGAATCCTCCAGCACCAGATCAACACGCGGATATCGACGGCGGTAAAGCGGGATGATGCGGGGAAGCAGATCATAGATGGCCGACCCGACAAAGCCGATACGCAGGCGGCCGCGCTCGCCGGTCTGTCCTTCGCGTACGGAGGCGCGAACTTCCTGCGCTTTCACAAGCGTCGCGCGTGCGGGTTCGAGCGCGGCCTCGCCGGCGGCTGTCAGCGATACGCCGCGCGCGCCGCGAATGAACAGCGCGGTCCCCAGTTCCTGTTCAAGTTTCCGGATTGCCACGGTAAGCGGCGGTTGCGAGATATTGAGCCGTTCGGCGGCGCGATGAAAATTCAGCGTGTCTGCCAGCGTCGTGAAATAAAGAAGCTGGCGGAGGTCCATGATAGCTACTCGATATTGGATGGATCGAAATTGATATTAGTATGGTGTGCCGCACTCGCATAGCCCGTGCACCGAACCAATTGCATCACAAGATAGGAGTGCAGCGCCGTGGAGAAGTTTTTGCTCATCGAGCGCGAGGGCGCCGTGGTGACGGCAACGCTCAACCGGCCGCAGGAGCGTAATGCGATCTCCGAAAACGACCATATCGCTGAAATCGAGGATTTTTGCAGCGCTGTGGCGGATGACCCGACGATCAGGGCCGTGGTGCTGACCGGCGCGGGAACCGCCTTTTGCGCGGGTGGCAATGTGAAGAGCATGCGCGACCGCAAGGGCATGTTCGCCGGTTCGCCGCTGGACCTTCGCAACAAATATCGTGCCGGCATCCAGCGCATTCCGCTGGCGCTGTACGAACTGGAGGTGCCGGTCGTTGCCGCCATCAACGGGCCGGCCATTGGCGCGGGACTCGATCTGGCGTGCATGTGCGATATCCGCATTGCCGCTGAAGGCGCCATCTTCGCCGAAAGTTTCGTCAAGCTGGGGATCGTTCCGGGGGATGGCGGGGCCTGGTTGCTACCGCGTGTGATCGGCATGGCGCGCGCGAGCCTGATGACGCTGACCGGGGAGGCGATCGACGCCGCCAAGGCGCTCGAATATGGCCTCGTCAGTGAAGTCGTGTCGGCGGACGGGCTGCTGGCAGCGGCAAAGGACGTCGCATCGCGCATCGCGGCCAATCCCGGCCACGCCACGCGGCTTGCCAAGCGGCTGCTGCGCGAGGGGCAGGATATGAAGCTTGCGCCTTTGCTTGAAATGTCGGCGGCCTATCAGGCGCTGGCGCATCATACCGCCGACCATGAAGAAGCGGTCGCGGCCTTCCTGGAGAAGCGCCCGCCGGCGTTCATCGACCGGTAGGCCAGTTAAAAGAGGCGCGCAGGGTAGCGCGCCTCTTTTCCGTTACCAGGGCTGCGAATATTTCAGGACCAGCCAGACCAAAGCGACCGAGCCGGCAAGCAACAGCAGCGCCAGCCAACTGGGCGCGATGGTGAGCCGTGGTGCGTCGCCCGTCCAACGCTTCTTTCCGTGAACCATCGGACTGATCAGGTCCTCTCGCTTATAGATGCGGTGAAACAGGATGGCTGCGATGTGGAGGCCCACCAGCCCGATCAAGATGTTGAAGACGATCTCGTGCGCATTCGCCGCCAGACGTCCCGTATCGAAGTCGACCAGATAGGAAAGCGGTCCGGACTCCATGCCGTCCACGTCGACTGCGAAGAAACCCAGCATGATCTGCGTCGCCAAGGCCGCGATCATCGCAAGCACGCTCCACCCGCCCAGCGGATTGTGGCCGGGGTGGCGGGCATCATGGCGCTGCGCTCCGTTCCGGACATAAGCGAGAACTGCCTTTGGTCCGCTTACGAACTGCGTGAAGCGGGCGGTTGAGCTGCCGACGATACCCCAGGCGAGGCGCCAGATGATCAGCGTCAAAATGGCATAGCCTGTCAGGCGGTGCCATTCGAGCTGGCGTTCCTCGGCCGTCCACCAGGCGCAGATCAGGAGCAATGGCAGGCACCAGTGGAACAAACGGACCGGCAGGTCCCATATTGCCAGCCCTGCTGTCCCATCTGCGGGGACAGTGGTGGCGGCGGCCGGCTCAATCGGCTTCACGATATCGGTCATGGCAGGTCTTGCAGGTGCCGCCCAACGTCTTCTGGGCCTGTGCGATGTGGGCCGGATTGCCGCTGGCAATCGCTGTGTTGAGGCCATTGGCCGCAGTCAGGAAGGCCGCATGCGCGCTGTTGAAACCGGCCATGTCGCTCCAGATCGCCGGCTTGGCACGGGTCTTTTCGCCGGATTCCGGCCCGCTGCCTTTTGGAAACCATTTCAGCTGCCCGGCGGCGCGGGTGGCAATGTCGCGGGCCAGCGGGCGAATGGTGGCAAGATCCGGGTTGCCGGTCTTAACCTCGTCGTTGATCGTTTTGAATGCGCCGCCAATCTCCTTGTAATTGGCCTTGCGAGCCTTGACCGCAGCGGTTGCGGCGGGCGACGCCGCGTGTGCCGCGGCAAGCCCGGTGCCGGCGATTGCCATAAGGGCGATGGGCCAGCATGATCGCATCATTCGCATTCGCTTCCTTTCGTCCGTCATTCAAAACCGCCGGTCAAACCAGGATCTCCGCGATAGGGCGGGTTGCGCGCATCGCGTCCTGACCCCAGCTGTCGGCTGGCACGCCCATCAGCTGCTGGGCCGTAAGCCCGACGCGCGAAATGGGCTGGCCAGCGCCACGGATATGTACACCCGGCTTGACTTTGCCCCCGGCGCGACCCGCCAGCATCACGGGGATGCCCGACACGTCGTGGTTCTTGGCATAGGATACATCTGAATGGGCAACCAGCAGCATGTTGTCGAGAAGCGTGCCATCGCCTTCGCGCACCTGCGCCATCGCCGCCACAAAATCCGCCCAGGCTTCCATGCTGTTAATGGCGAACCGATCGACGGTGCGCTGATAGCCGATGGTGCGATCAATCAGTTCTTCATGCGTGCTCTGATGATAGCCTGTCGTATCGCCTGCGGTTCGCAGATCGGACGCCGCCGTGGAGAAATTCATGTTGAACACGCGGGTCTGGTTGCAGGCCAGCGCCATCGCCAGCAATTCGGCCATAAGCTTGTGGCTGGCCTTGCGCGCCTCGACGTCGGTGAGATCCGTTCCTGCGCGAACAGCAGGCGGCGCATCCGGGCGGATGCAGGCTTCGGCGGGCGGTGGTTTCTGGAGCTGCAAGGCGAGTTTCTGCTCCATCTCGCGCACCGACGTATAATATTGATCGAGACGCGCCCGATCCGCGGCGCCGACGCGACGGGACAGGGCCGCGCGCTGGTCGGTAACGCCCGACAGCACGCTGCGGCGCACGATGAACTTTGGATCAGGCGTGAATGTCGCGGCATTGGGATCGTGAAAGTCGGGGCCGAATATGCGCTGATAAAGCTCAACCGGATTGGGAATTGCAGCGTTCATGCTGCTGCCGTTCCGGAATGAGTGGCTGGTCCGGGCATTGCCGTCGGCGCTCAGTTCCAGCGACCGGAAATAGGACCCGCTTCCGATATGGTCCGCGATCGATACGTCGAATGTGGGGCCTTCGATGGCCTGCCACAATTCCGATGGCGATCCGGTTCGTACAGCCGTGTTGCCGGAAATGTGCGGCAAATTGCCCTTGCCGTCGAGGATGACATCAAATCCGGTGAGGACGCTGATATGCTGGCGAACCGCTTCGATCGGCGCGAGCTGCGGTGGCAGATCGAAATTGGCGCCATCGGTTTTTGGTTCCCAGCGCGCGGGGATCATGCCGCATCCCCAGAACCAGGTGCCAAAGCGGATGGGCAGGGGAGCGCCGCCGAGAGACGCGGCGAATGCCTTGCCGTTGGTGTCCAGGAAGGCGTCGAGCAAGGGCAGGCCCAACGTTACGGCGGCCCCGCCAACAATACCCTTCAACATGAAGCCGCGACGGCTGAGGTCCTGTTTCATCATGACGCTCCCTTGGTAGAACTGGCCAGTCGCAACTTTTGCGGAGGCGATGACGAGCCGGGATCAAGTTCCAGAAATTCGGGGCTGAGTGCGATGGCGCGCATCAGATCGACGAGGCGGTAGCCCGATTTGGCGAAGCCATCCGAAAGCCTTGCCACGACCACGCGATCGGACGGCACCAGGTTTCGCCCTGTCGCATAGCGCCAGGTCGACTGGACGAGGCAGGAGGTTACGGCGTCGCTTCGGTGAAACAGGCGGCCGAGCGCGGCTGCGCCGTCGAATGTCGATTTGGCGAACGTGCCCGTCGTGTCGATCGGTTCGCCATGTTCGGTCTGCCGAAATTGCCCCGCACCATCGAATTTTTCGAGTGCGAGACCGATCGGGTCGGTCAGTTTGTGGCAACTGGCGCATTCTTCATCGTCGAGATGGGCCTGCAAGCGCGCCCTGGTGGTCTTGAGCGTTGGATTGTCGACATCCTGCACCACGGCGAAGTTCACATTGGCGGGCGGAGCCGCGATCTTTTCGCACAGCAGAATTTCCTGAGCCGCCTTGCCCCGCAGGGTCGGGGACGTGCGGCCGGGATGCGAATGCAGGGCCAGGAAACTCACCTGAGTGAGGATGCCGCTGCGCGGATCGCCATCGGGAAATTCGTGAAATGCCCAGCCACGTTCGGGGACGGGCACGTCATAGAGCGGCCCCAGCGCGCGGTTGATGGCGA encodes:
- a CDS encoding aldehyde dehydrogenase family protein, with translation MHGRNYIDGQWRNGGARLATTNPSDLDEIVGEYDQASVADAEDAIHAARRALPAWAAANIQLRGDMLRKVGDALYARAQDVGTLLAREEGKTLKEGIGEAVRAAQVFHYFAGETVRHPGQWYNSLRDGHNVIVSYEPVGVVAAITPWNFPIAIPAWKVAAALAYGNTVVLKPSEYAPGCAVLLAEMLEQAGVPNGVFNLLLGDGRSIGQTLIDGADAVTFTGATPTGRRILQMAAPTMTKVQLELGGKNPFIVLDDADLDVAVEAAAQGTWGQTGQRCTGSERIIVTKGIHDAFVERLVQTVSNYRVGHALDPQTEIGPVANQAQLDKNLGFINRARADGAELVAGGHVKEARTRGHFLAPTLFLNTTNAMELNREEIFGPVAGIIKVEDLDEAIAVARDCELALSSGIATTSLKSAERYRRASNAGMMTVNAPTAGVEYHVPFGGRAPSGFGGREQGAASAEFFTEIKTAYINHGVV
- a CDS encoding CaiB/BaiF CoA transferase family protein: MEASGPLKGLKVLDLSRVLAGPWSTQILGDLGADVTKVEQPGQGDDTRRWGPPFLEDGSRDSAYYLCANRNKRSIAIDLAHPEGAAIIRKLAVEADILVENFRVGGLAKYGLDFASLTLLNPRLIYCSITGFGQDGPYRDRGGYDFLIQGMSGLMSVTGSPDDEPGGGPMKVGIPISDLVTGLYATTSILAALEHRHRTGRGQHIDCALLDTQVSLLANQASNYMNGGLVPRRLGNEHPNTVPYQDFACADGDILVALGNDRQFRAFCTLIGLADLASDPRFIDNAGRNQNRSALQDAMRPAIARWQSADLIAAMEATKLPGGKVNQIPEILADPQIAARGLIRRMKRSDGTEVHVLGFPAKLSETPADYRHAPPRSGEDTAAVLRARLGLSDTEIARLCAAGVIAETL
- a CDS encoding crotonase/enoyl-CoA hydratase family protein, yielding MGYNTITCEIDDGLLLLRLNRPEHLNAFTVEMADELVDIYSRASRDDAVKAIVVTGEGRAFCAGMDLSVGGNVFGLDESLSPSMDDMRNRLESPEIDRGVRDTGGRVALAMFECLKPIVGAINGAAVGIGATMTLPMDFRLASDDARFGFVFGRLGITPEACSTWFLPRIVGLEKALEWFYSARIFDAREALDAGLVRSTHPRDELLAAACAFARSLITDRSPVSVALIRQMLYHNAAQPHPLDAHRVESLAMFYTSIGDGREGVSAFLEKRQPAFRATTSAMPPFHPWNDS
- a CDS encoding NAD(P)H-dependent flavin oxidoreductase, producing MKTPITELLGIRYPIVQGGMQWVGRAELASAVSNAGGLGILTGLTQPTPQALADEIARCRTMTDQPFGVNLTMLPSTNPPPYADYVTAIIESGVKIVETAGNSPKEFIARFKDAGVKIVHKCTSVRHALSAERNGVDAISIDGFEAAGHPGEDDVPGLVLVPAAARALKIPILASGGFADGRGLAAALTLGAHGINMGTRFMLTRESPAHDRIKQAIVAGSERDTKVIFKPFRNTARVFRNAISEEVAIRERAPDATFADVQPLVAGARGRAAMAAGDVDGGLLWAGMAIGLMDDIPSCAELIERLVTDCRAHLAAATRMAT
- a CDS encoding acyl-CoA dehydrogenase family protein, with translation MDQNELLDPFNRLLADACTPAVVRAIEGGGSPAVLWDALETSGFLDALAPESAGGVGLSLGAVAPLLMALGHFAVPLPVAETMVARALLGDAGIEHPQGPIVLATFVSRAAIPMARTAGHALVQYGQELVLTKLADVPMQDTGVHHSLAAVISWPATPAGRVFAAGDTDLLALGAVLRATAIAGAADRLLAMTIAHANERVQFGKPIGRQQAIQQQLAVMAEHVVATRMAAEIGCAGGLRGDVMAAATAKRMASAAAATVADIAHAVHGAIGISEELDVQLHTRRLREWRLADGGERYWAERLGYARLAAAGMSSLDFVRTRIATTESDA
- a CDS encoding acyl-CoA dehydrogenase family protein, translated to MFQNLSLSPLPPSDEALRKPVRRMIADAIAHIPLDARARSWQGFDAAFSRALGQAGYLGLTLPERYGGGGRGPFARFVVVEELLAAGAPVAAHWIADRQSAPLILNYGTDAQRDFYLPRICRGKAFFCIGMSEPGSGSDLASVRTRADATDTGWLVNGQKIWTTNATHSDYMIALVRTSGTAADRHAGLSQLIIDLKAPGITIRPIVDLAGDAHFAEVFFDNVALPADALIGTEGQGWHQVNAELAFERSGPERIYSSIILVDAWIAHVAAAGRLDGDTAALAGRMTAELATLRAMSIAVTALLARGESPVVEASLVKDLGTTFEQSVPTWIGDDLAAHPEEAVVPELYRALLYLSQIAPSFSLRGGTREILRGIIARGLGLR
- a CDS encoding LysR family transcriptional regulator, which produces MDLRQLLYFTTLADTLNFHRAAERLNISQPPLTVAIRKLEQELGTALFIRGARGVSLTAAGEAALEPARATLVKAQEVRASVREGQTGERGRLRIGFVGSAIYDLLPRIIPLYRRRYPRVDLVLEDSTSIDIVRRIRARELDIGLVRLPLVDSSGLAIRAVERDELVAAIPSSSPFASTSRLQLKALAAEPFILHTRISVLHLTVLMACHDAGFAPRVAQEATQVHTILSLVQSGLGVALVPAKTTRNVPDGVRLVRLAEPPRIESGIAMSNEVSNPLVRNFAALAAETSDIDCISP
- a CDS encoding crotonase/enoyl-CoA hydratase family protein, which translates into the protein MEKFLLIEREGAVVTATLNRPQERNAISENDHIAEIEDFCSAVADDPTIRAVVLTGAGTAFCAGGNVKSMRDRKGMFAGSPLDLRNKYRAGIQRIPLALYELEVPVVAAINGPAIGAGLDLACMCDIRIAAEGAIFAESFVKLGIVPGDGGAWLLPRVIGMARASLMTLTGEAIDAAKALEYGLVSEVVSADGLLAAAKDVASRIAANPGHATRLAKRLLREGQDMKLAPLLEMSAAYQALAHHTADHEEAVAAFLEKRPPAFIDR